The DNA sequence GGTTTTGCATTTCTTTCTGGTCATAGACTCGGGATGCATAGGGAATTCGAGTCGTTTTGATTCCTTTTTTTTGATGAAAGGCTGTATAATACTCCCCCACTGCTTCCAAAATCTTTTGCTTTGCCTGCTCCTGTGTAAGATTTTCCAGCATAGCTTAGGCTCCCTCCTCCATAAATTCTTGGATTTGGCGGTCCATCATAGCTGGGATATCCCCAGCCGCAAAATATTCCCGTGTCCATTCCACTGTTTTTTCCACAGCCTTTTTAATATCCCAGCGAGGCTTCCAGCCAAATGCAGAGCGGAGCAGAGAGCAATCCAGCCGCAAAAAATTCGCCTCAGGGAAAGCATCCTGCCGGGAAAGGGCCTCCCACCGGGCATCTTGCCCCCAATCCTTGCAAAACAGTTCTGCCAATGTCTGATTGTTTACACACCCTTCATCCCCGGGGCCTATGTTGTAACAGCCCGCTTTGGCAGGCTGCTGCGCCTGCTCCGCCGCCACCAGCAGATAGGCGTAAAGAGGTTCCAGCACGTGCTGATAAGGGCGGGTGGAGCGCGGATTGCGCAGCAAAACCGGCTGCTTCGCCTGCACCGCCCGCACACAATCGGGAATCAGGCGGTTTTCTGCAAAATCGCCGCCGCCGATTACATTGCCTGCCCGCATGGTGGAAACGGCAGGCCCGCCATCCGAAAAATATGTATCCCGAAAACAGTGGGTTACCAGCTCTGAACAGGATTTGCTGTTGGAATAGGGATCGTGGCCATCCAGTGTGTCGGTTTCCCGGTAGCCCCAACACCATTCCTTGTTTTGATAGACCTTATCGGTGGTGACATTGATAAAGGAACCGGCCCATTTCATCCGGCGCAGGCATTCCAGCAGCTTGACCGTGCCCATTACATTAACCTCGTAGGTTTCAAGGGGATTTTTAAACCCCTCCTGCACCAAGGGCTGGGCCGCAAGGTGCAGCACCACCTCCGGGCGGGCGGCTTTCAGCGCTTTGGAGAGCGTGTCCATATCCCGGATATCCCCCATCACAGAACAAATTTCCCTTTCCAGCCCGGACAACTCAAAAAGATTTTCCCCCTCCGGTGCCAAGGCGTAGCCAGTTACCTGAGCCCCAAGCCCCACTAGCATCCGGCAGAGCCACGAGCCTTTAAACCCGGTATGCCCGGTTACAAAAACCCGCTTGCCGCTGTAGAATTTTTCTAGTTCCAAAGCTTCCAAGGCGCACCTCCTGTTTCCCATAGCTGTTCCAAATGGGCTTTATCCCGCTGGGTATCCATACACTGCCAGAAGCCGGTGTGTTTATAGGCGGCTAATTGGCGTTCACGAGCCAGATTTTTCAGCGGCTCTCTTTCAAATATACTCTCGTCGCCGCCAATATATTCAAATACCTGAGGCTCCAGCACCATAAACCCGCCGTTGATCCAGCCCATATCCACAGCGGATTTTTCCCGAAAGGCTGTGATCTCGTCCTCCTCAATATCGGCCATTCCAAAGCGCCCCTCCGGCTGCACCACCGTAATGGTTGCCAGCTTTCCCTTTTCCTGATGAAAAGCCAGCAGTTTTTGGATATCCACATCCGAAACGCCGTCTCCATAGGTCACCATAAAAGGCTGGTTTTCCGTGTATTCCCGGATGCGCCGGATACGCCCGCCGGTCATGGTATGCAGGCCGGTGTCAATGAGCGTGACCTTCCACGGCTCCGCTGCGCTGGTATGGATCTCCATGGAGTTTCCATCCCGGTAATCAAAGGTGACATCGCACTGGTGGAGAAAATAATCGGCAAAATAGCGCTTGATCACCTCTGCCTTATAGCCGCAGCAAATGATGAATTCATGAAAGCCGTGGGCCGCATAGCTTTTCATAATATGCCAGAGAATGGGCTTTCCTCCTATCTCGATCATGGGCTTGGGCCGCAGATGGGATTCCTCAGCAATACGGGTTCCAAAGCCACCGGCCAGCAATACAACTTTCATTCTCTATGCCTCCGTTCTGCCTGATGAACAGGCTCTTTGCAGGTTAATCTGCCTGATTCAATTTATGCATAAGTTCTCTTCTCTGTGAAAATGCCTTGTACATTCGGAGGGTTCTTCGCAGGCCCTAAGATTTTAAGGTTATTTTAATTTGCCCCGTTTATTCTGAACACATAGTCGAAAAAAGCGGCTTTAGATGCATAGAGCAGGGGGTAACAATCTTTGACACAAAAGCTAAATAAGCCTATACGCAAAAAGGTGATCAGCCTTTCGGCCATCGCACTGGCTGGCGGCCTGGTGGCACTTTCCGCCTTCACCTTCGGCAATCAAAAGGAAGAAACAACCGAAACAGTTTATCGGGAAAATACAGTAACCAGAGGCGATCTGGTTGTGGGTGTAACCGAATCGGCCACGGCCACACTCAAAACCCACAACATCACCTTTGATACCTCTGCGGAGATTGAGGAAGTCTTTGTCAAGGCGGGGCAAAGAGTTTCGGAGGGAGACCCCATTGTGAGCCTTTCGCTTGAAAGCCTTCAGGAAAATTATGAATCGCTGCAAACGGATTATAAAAAGCTCCAGTTGGAATATGAGCAAGCCAAAGTTGATCAGCAGCTGGGCCAGATCGAGGCTAAGCAGACCTACGATAGCGCTGTGGCCAAATCCGGCAACGCCGATTCTACATACAGCCTGACCATTGAAAAGCTGGAGCTGGCAATCACCCGGGCTAAAACCTCCATGTCTGAAATCCGCACCAAAATTCGCTCCTATACCAAGGCCATCAACGACATGGACGATGGCTACTACGATGATCTGGACGATGCCAAGGAAGAATATGAAGCCGTTAAGGCAGAGCTTACAGCGGCTAAAAAAGAGCTGCTCAAAGCAACCGATCAGGATGAGATCGATGCCCTTTCTGAAAAGGTTAACGACCTTGAAGCAGCGACCGATTATGCCGAGGCAGTCTATGAAGGCCTCAGCGATGAGGTTACCACCGATTATTCCAACATGACCACAGAGGAATTGATCTCCAAACGCCAGACCGCCAAGGAAGATTTGGAGGATGCCTATACCTCGCTGGAAGAGGCAGAAAACAATCTGGAGCTGAAAAAGCTGGAGGCGGAGCAAACCAAGGATAATACCCTCAGCTCCGGCGATAATGCCCAGATTGTTTATGATATGACCCTTTCACAGCTGCAAAATTCGCTCACCAGCAAGGAGCTGTCTTTGAATAGCGCCAAGAAATCTTTGGATGAGGTTGCGGCCTATCTGAATAATGGGGTTCTCACGGCACCCTGTGATGGTGTGGTAGCCTCGGTCAGCTATTCAGCCGGTGATACCGCCCCCGCAAACAACGCAATTGCGGTGATTTCCGACAGCAGCAATGTGTTTGTGTATGTCTCGGTGGCACAGGATGATATTTCCAGCATTTCGCTGGGTCAGGAAGCTACACTGACCATGGATGCCTTTGAGGATGAAACCTTCACCGGCATTATCGACAGTATCTCCACCACACCGGCCCGAAGTGCCTCCGGCACGGCCAGCTACAATGTAACGGTAAAAGTGGAGGGTGATGTTGCTCAGATTTTTGAGGGCATGACCGGCTCCCTGACCTTGATTACACGGCAGCAGCAGAATGTTCTGTATGTCTCCAACCGTACCGTATATGAAAAGGACGGCCAGCAATATGTCAAAGTAAAAACCGAAAGCGGCGAAATCAGCGAAGCTTTGGTGGAAACCGGCTTTTCGGATGGTCGGAACGTAGAAATCACTTCTGGACTTGAAGAAGGGCAGACTGTCCTGATTGAAAGTCAGGTGGTGTCCGCCCAATGACCTTCTCAGAGATTTTCCACTTGGTATGGCTGAATATTATCGAGAACAAATTCAAGGTTGTGCTCACATCCATCGGCATCATTGTCGGTTCCGCTACCATTGTGCTGGTTATTGCAGTGGGCCGGGGCGGCCGTATGGATGTGGAGGATCAGTTTAAAAACCTCAACGCCGCATCCATTGAAATTTCCACCACCTCCACCTCCTCCGGCAGAGCTGGTGGAGGTGGTATGCCGGGTGGCGGCGGAGGTGGAGGTATGGCCAGAGGGGGCAGCGGCGGCGGAGCCCGAACCGGCGGTGCCAATCCGGGCGGCGGCGGTATGGAGGGTGGCCCGCCTATGATGGATTTCTTTGGCAGCTTCCGTGAAGTTGCCGCTACCCTGACCTATGAGGATGCAGAGGATATCCAGCTGTTTATCTCTAATGTTTCAGCGGCAACTATATCCGCCTCCACCAAAAGTGATGTGCTGGGCGGCAATCTGGAAGAAGCCGAGGAACACACCATCGCCGGGGTGAAGCCCGAATATGCCCAGATCAGCAACCTGAGCCTGTATATCGGCGATTTTATCACCAGCGATGATGAAGAAAACAAGGCTAAAAACTGTGTGTTGGGCTATGAGCTGGCTTTGAAACTGTTTGATACGGTAGCCGAAGCCTATGACAGCGTGATCACCATCAACGATGTCAGCTTTGTGGTCAGCGGTATCTTGCAGGAAATGGGCACGGTTTCTTCCGGCATCAGCCCCGATGAGGCGGTGTATATCCCTTATTCCGCAGCAGAGAAATACATCCTCAGCCGGGATGCTTCCCCGCAGCTAACCGTGGTTGCGGCCAATGTAAGCGATGTGGAAAAAGTCAGCGAAAATGTAAAAATTCTTCTGGA is a window from the Oscillospiraceae bacterium MB08-C2-2 genome containing:
- a CDS encoding ABC transporter permease — its product is MTFSEIFHLVWLNIIENKFKVVLTSIGIIVGSATIVLVIAVGRGGRMDVEDQFKNLNAASIEISTTSTSSGRAGGGGMPGGGGGGGMARGGSGGGARTGGANPGGGGMEGGPPMMDFFGSFREVAATLTYEDAEDIQLFISNVSAATISASTKSDVLGGNLEEAEEHTIAGVKPEYAQISNLSLYIGDFITSDDEENKAKNCVLGYELALKLFDTVAEAYDSVITINDVSFVVSGILQEMGTVSSGISPDEAVYIPYSAAEKYILSRDASPQLTVVAANVSDVEKVSENVKILLDENYPGAPFTISDAGSKMEAAAKSSETLSMLLGAVALIVFLVGGIGIMNVLFVSVKERTKEIGILKALGMSRKDVLLEFLLEATMISVFGGAAGVALSLGVIPIARTFGVRMEPIFYGYLIAFLFAVATGTIFGFYPANKASTLVPVEALNHE
- a CDS encoding efflux RND transporter periplasmic adaptor subunit; protein product: MTQKLNKPIRKKVISLSAIALAGGLVALSAFTFGNQKEETTETVYRENTVTRGDLVVGVTESATATLKTHNITFDTSAEIEEVFVKAGQRVSEGDPIVSLSLESLQENYESLQTDYKKLQLEYEQAKVDQQLGQIEAKQTYDSAVAKSGNADSTYSLTIEKLELAITRAKTSMSEIRTKIRSYTKAINDMDDGYYDDLDDAKEEYEAVKAELTAAKKELLKATDQDEIDALSEKVNDLEAATDYAEAVYEGLSDEVTTDYSNMTTEELISKRQTAKEDLEDAYTSLEEAENNLELKKLEAEQTKDNTLSSGDNAQIVYDMTLSQLQNSLTSKELSLNSAKKSLDEVAAYLNNGVLTAPCDGVVASVSYSAGDTAPANNAIAVISDSSNVFVYVSVAQDDISSISLGQEATLTMDAFEDETFTGIIDSISTTPARSASGTASYNVTVKVEGDVAQIFEGMTGSLTLITRQQQNVLYVSNRTVYEKDGQQYVKVKTESGEISEALVETGFSDGRNVEITSGLEEGQTVLIESQVVSAQ
- the rfbF gene encoding glucose-1-phosphate cytidylyltransferase — its product is MKVVLLAGGFGTRIAEESHLRPKPMIEIGGKPILWHIMKSYAAHGFHEFIICCGYKAEVIKRYFADYFLHQCDVTFDYRDGNSMEIHTSAAEPWKVTLIDTGLHTMTGGRIRRIREYTENQPFMVTYGDGVSDVDIQKLLAFHQEKGKLATITVVQPEGRFGMADIEEDEITAFREKSAVDMGWINGGFMVLEPQVFEYIGGDESIFEREPLKNLARERQLAAYKHTGFWQCMDTQRDKAHLEQLWETGGAPWKLWN
- the rfbG gene encoding CDP-glucose 4,6-dehydratase, which gives rise to MELEKFYSGKRVFVTGHTGFKGSWLCRMLVGLGAQVTGYALAPEGENLFELSGLEREICSVMGDIRDMDTLSKALKAARPEVVLHLAAQPLVQEGFKNPLETYEVNVMGTVKLLECLRRMKWAGSFINVTTDKVYQNKEWCWGYRETDTLDGHDPYSNSKSCSELVTHCFRDTYFSDGGPAVSTMRAGNVIGGGDFAENRLIPDCVRAVQAKQPVLLRNPRSTRPYQHVLEPLYAYLLVAAEQAQQPAKAGCYNIGPGDEGCVNNQTLAELFCKDWGQDARWEALSRQDAFPEANFLRLDCSLLRSAFGWKPRWDIKKAVEKTVEWTREYFAAGDIPAMMDRQIQEFMEEGA